GCACACAAAGGTAGTAGATGATTTgatgctgaaataaaaacaagatcCGACATCAATCCATCATTTAACAAACGCAGAAACTGAAATAAGTTCAAGATTGAGGAGACAATAATGATgtgattaataaaataaaataaaaaatgcccTTATTCACCATGTAAATTGCTTCATTGATGACGATATCCTTGATCTTGCTCTTCTCGATGAAAGTGGTGGTTTCGCGGCCCGAGGCGTAGCTGGAGGTTACCTGAATCCCCAAGGACCCGATGACGAGCAGGGACTCATGGTCCACCTTCACTAAGTGGATGTGAAGCATCATACCCACCAGGGTGATGATGATGGCACTGGACAGAACAGCAGTGTTCTGAAAGAGAGGGAATTTCATTTGTTACAGCAAGCAAAAATTCAGAATGAGGTACAATGTACAGATCATTTAAAGTACGTTATCCAACAGAAATATCTTGATGTGGTTTATCACAATCAATATACCATATCAATGGGTACCTCAAGCTATTAAGAGATAAATTATACTGGTAATAAACAAGTAATAAACAACAAGCTGGTTGTAGGGGTGCTAAGCAGGCTGCAGCATCCCCTATTGGCAGTAATCTGTGACTGCAAGGCCAACCAAGAACTTTTCCTTGATTTATGAGCATTCAGTGTATTGAGACATCAATATATAGATTTTCTCTCAGCAACCCCCCTCCCAGCACGGCGATTGCCAAGCTAAAGTAATCTGAGCTGTATAATATGAACAATTAGAAGTAATATAACATGAAAGCtggtataaaaaaaaggtttagaaAATCCTGAATTGTATAATTTTATCAAATGCTAGCTGCATAGACGTTAAAGGTCCAGAgtgtaagattaaggtgaaagggatctattggcaacAATTGAATTCAAATAATACAGGtgatgtttcatctaaattgtaccaCTCGTtttttatttaccctagaatgggcactttatatttaaatactggCTATTTACATCatgagcgggtcctctctacggtgACGGCCATGTTGTTTACAGAAGCCAAGGTTTCCTCaagttctctgtcatgtttgaaaGGGGAAAGTGAGGCTGCAACAGGCAACTCCatcactagatgtcactaaactctacacattgaacctttaagaTGTCCGAGCGTTGGTTCAAGTAACCCGATCACAGTGTTTATAAGGAATAACAGGGGGTATCATGGGGGTTCCGAGTCTGACCTCTGTGAAGAAGAACACGATGTATGCGACCAGCCACACGGAGCAGGTGTACACCAGCACCTTCCCGATGGACACTTTGGGGGAGCTGACGGTGAACTCCCTGCAGAAGCTGGAGTGGGTCTGGCAGTCCAGGGAAATGGTCTTCCCACTGATGTCGGTGAAGGCATCAGCTGCCATGGTGAGAGCGACAGAAGCACAgggggagagcaggaggagaaacgcTGCTGGGAGGTCCGGGACACGGTCAGCTGGGCTAACAGGATGGCGCTAAGCTAAACGTTAGCTCCCGGTTGAGAGGTCAGAGGCGAGGTGGGAGCACACAGCGGTGTTTCCTTAGCGACGGTGCAGGAGGCAGCGATGTGTCCTACCGTGTCGAGGGTTCCAAGCGCGTATCGgggcttgtgttgatgacgtaGGCGGTGACGTTAAAGCTCTCGCGAGCCGGCCGTACCACGTGATAGAGTTAGGAAATGGTTTGGCGTGCGATTCGAAATTTAAGGGGCAGCCAAAAGcaatggaccccccccccccttacatgTTGTGGACTTGGGACTTTGTTGAGCGTttgtttctaataaaaaaaagaaaccgcCTGAAAAACAGCACTGTGGCAAATTTgtaatttctaaataaaatgaataaaatattatttctaCAATGTGTGacacaagcacattcacatcacaaCCCTCTGCccaatttgtttccactttccctTTTGACCCCGCCATTGAATCATAAAGACAGGCACCATATTAATAAGTTCACAATTTGTGGattggcatcacaaacatcattaattcatttattcaatGCTCAGCCTCAATGCCTCATGAAGCTTCATGTCGCCAGACTCTAGCAAGAGGacacgtttgtgtgtgagctAAATTTTCTGTAAAATACTGAATAGCAACACAAGCCGCGTCTTCACTGCACAAGTACAAACACGTcggtgagaaaaacaacaaaaaacaacctcGACGTTAGCTGCGCGTGTTTTAACACACGGGGCTGCCCGGTTGAATACAGTTCAATCaagttgaataaataataaggTGCGGTTTTCCCGGCAAAACAAGTGAAttcagaaaaaaagcaaatctGCAACCAAACAACATGTGAACCAGTAGTTTTAATTAATGCACTGTGTTGATATTACGTACTGTTTCCGCCCACCCGCATAAATATCGGTGTAAGCCGGGTTTAAAATTGAAACGTACCTCACAGCAGCTGGAAGGTGcaaaggattgtgggtagtCGTATCCTCTCCTAATATGCCTTTCAAATAAATAGAGTAGCTTTtataaaagtacattttgaaACCATGTGAGGCGCGTTAGTTAATATGTGAAGAAAAAACCGACGAAAATAGTTTATAGAAAACAACTAATGCGTTCGTTTTGAGCGTATCGCCTCCattacccagaatgcactgcGCACTCTGTGACTTTTGACCTCTGGATCAAAACAAGCCGATCAGCTGATGTAAAAGCAACAACATCTATAAGGTCTGAGGCAACAACAGCTCGGCAAGCTAactttatatgtgtgtgtgcgtgcggacGTGTCCAGTTTTAGACCGTGCTGAGGCAGCGGTTCACTTCCGTCGGGCTCGTCACCGCTGCTGGGTCGGTCGATTTCAAATGAAGGTTGCTCGTTCCTCCACAAgtgagtgtatttgtgttgacGACAGGAGCCAGCGACTGTTTATTGAGAAGTTTCACAGCGTATTTATAAGACATTTTGTCGAGCACGACAAGCTAGTTTCAAATAGCGACCTGGCATCGGAGCACTGAGGGGAAAGCCAGGGATGGGATGCAGGGCAGCTACTGTTAGCTAACACACTGTTGTTGTGCCAAAACATTAAAGTAATCACCGGTCTGGACAAGTGTGTTGGAAGCTGTTTTTCTCACCAGACACTGAATCATCCTCCACAGTGAGCAGTGACAAGGTCAGTTCAACATCTTCTAGTGATTATAATCCCGTTACACTTGAGGGGATCTACTTTTTGGGGGAATTTTAACATAAAATGCTCTCTCACATCTGGGCGTAGATATTTGCTGAACCGTGCCATGACCTTGTGTCTTCCACCTGCACTGCTCTCGCAATCCTAGACCCTCTCAGTGACACTTAAAGTCACCACCAAAAGCTTGCGTGTGGGTCCGTCAGGTTTGAGATGAGTGGTCAGGGTCCAGCTGTAGATAAAGGGATGAACACGGTCCCGGTCTGCCAGGAGAGCTACGCCTGCGGGGGTTCAGATGAGGCTGCGTTTGAGTGCGACGAGTGTGGCAGCTTGCAGTGCGCCCGCTGTGAACTGGAGCTCCACCGGCAGGAGCGCATGAGGAATCACGACCGGGTTCGGATTGCACCGGGACACGTCCCCTTCTGTGACTCCTGCAAAGGTGACAGCAGCTGCTCGGCGAGCGGCGGACGCCTCAGGGCCGTGGTTCGCTGCCAGGGCTGCAAGATCAACCTGTGTCTGGACTGCCAGAAACGCACCCACAGCGGAATCAACAAGAGGAAGCACCCCCTGACGACCTATCACATAGTCAAATCTCCCCAGGAGAACAGCGAGGCCGCAGAGGAGTCGGAGATGGAGATCCTGAAGGCCAAGCTGGAGCAGGTGTGCAGCTTCCTTCTGGTGGACGACAACGAGGAGATGCAGGTGAGTGggtgttgttattattgttttgttgacatCCTGCTCATGTGACGTTCTGACGATGGGGCTGATCTTGTGTGGACTCTCAGgtgaaggacgaggaggacttTGTCAGTAGATTGGGCTGCCGAGCGGATGAGCTCCTCAAGGTCGTCTCGGTCTTCGGGAACACTGGGGAGGGCAAGTCCCACACCCTGAACCACACGTTCTTCCTCGGGAGAGAGGTGTTCAAGACCTCACCCACACAGGAGTCCTGCACGGTGGGCGTGTGGGCTGCCATGGACCCTGTGCACTGGGTGGTAGTCATCGACACAGAGGGACTACTCGGAGCTGGTATGGAGCAATCAAATAATAGATGTTCtaaaaaaatcatgaaataaaCACGGGCCATAGACCATCTGTTTCCCACTGGTAACTGGCATTCGTTACTCTCTTCACATTGGTCACCAGGAGCCAATCAGGGTCAGCGAACCCGGCTGCTCCTCAAGGTCCTGGCTATCTCGGATCTGGTCATCTACAGGACCCACGCTGACCGTCTCCATGACGACCTCTTCAAGTTCCTTGGCGATGCGTCCGATGCCTACTTGAAACATTTCACCAGGGACCTGAAGGCGACCACCAGCCGCTGTGGTCTGGACGTCCCGTTGTCCACCCTGGGCCCTGCAGTGATCATCTTCCATGAGACGGTCCACACCAAGCTGCTAGGATCAGGTACATCATAACCCTCATTCAGGATTTGGACCGTACTGGAAATTATAGATGATGCTCCAGTTACACTCCTCTTTGCTCTCGGTCTTCCCCTCCATCTCTAGACAAGCCGTCTGAATCAGCTGACCGTCTCCTTCAGGAGCGTTTCAGGAAGCTGGGTCTGTTTCCAGAAGCCTTCAGCTCCATCCAGTACCGCGGAACTCGGACCTACAACCCCCCCACCGACTTCAGTGGCTTGCTGCGCAACCTGGAGCAACAGCTGGATAACAACACCACCCGGTCACCCCGTTCTGCCAGTGTCATCTACAAGGCTCTCCAGGTGCTGCTGCTTGCTCATATAATGAGATGTGGTTTGTAGAGTCATGTATCTGAGCCAGAATCAGTTTTAAGTGAGTATTATTGACTCTgcctgtctctccatctccccctcgCTTCCCTCCTCAGGCCCTGAGTGAGCGCTTCAGCGGGGATATTTCAGATGAGCACATGGCCAGTAACTCCTTTTTCCCAGATGAGTACTTCACCTGCTCCAGCATCTGCCTCAGCTGCGGGTACGTGTCTCCCACTTATTTATCACACGTGTAATTCATGTATCTACAACAGGTTATTATCATTAAATCGTCTGATTGAGTATCACAGACTTTTGGACACTTTGTGTGCTCTCACCTTCAGTTCAGGCTGTAAGAGGAGCATGAATCACCTAAAGGAAGGGTCCGAGCACGAAGCTAAACAACGCTGCAGATACTCTGCACAGTACGACAACCGCATTTACACCTGCAAGGCAAGTGCACACTCACAACCCCACACACGGGTGTGTTGAAGCTTGCATGTGTCTGAGTGTCTGTGCTGAACTCCGCAGGCCTGCTatgaaggagggaaggaggtaATAGTCGTTCCCAAAACGACGGCCTCGTCTGACTCACCGTGGTTTGGCCTGGCCATCTACGCCTGGTCCGGGTGAGTCCATCTGCCATGTGGAAAATGATTGTAAATGGCTTCCTTGCGAGCATTAGAGTCATATAAATACATCCCTGTTCATTATGGTAAAATAAATTTAAGTGTGGTCCAGCTTTTTGATAAACTGGAACTATTTCTCCATTCACTGTTGGTTTTTCTGAACTGTGTCCACATATTCTGTCCCCTTTTTTTGTCTTGGTGTGTAGGTATGTAATCGAGTGCCCCAACTGCGCAGTGATCTACAGAAGCAGGCAGTACTGGTATGGAAACCAGGACCCAGTGGAAACAGTGGTCAGAACGGAGATCCAGCACATCTGGCCTGGGGTAAGGCCTCAGTGGAACAGCCTAAATGAGATTCTCCTTAAACCAATTAAACAAAGTTGCAAGCCAGGAACTGAAAGGTTTTAGGTGGAACGAATGTTGTCACATCTACTGTCggctctgtttgttttaattcatgCTAGTTGGTTGTGTTACCATTTCGAACTGGGCATATTAAATCAAAAGTGCCGATAAGTGAAAGAGAAATGCCGGGAATTAATTCCTGCCACATGTCAGCTGGTGTCTTCAcgctgttgtctctctctctccctctgtttctcagtCTGATGGTTTTctgaaagacaacaacaacgCGGCTCAGCGGTTGCTGGATGGAGTGAAATACATTTCTCAGTCTGTGACGGATCTCAGCTTCAAGCCTGCCAAGGCCGTCACCTCCTGGCTCACTGACCAGATCGCTCCCACCTACTGGACCCCCAACTCCCTTATCCTGGTACCTGACTGAAATAACACTAAACCACTTTTTCATAAAAGTTCTTGTCTAGCATTTGTCTCTCGTTATTTGGTCTTCTTACTAGTATTATGGCAATTTACTAAAACTTTATCTAAAACAATAGTGTGACCATGAGGAATATTTGTTGCTCAGATGCAGCAGAGGTTGAGGGGGAAGTTAGGAAATATGGCTTAAGGTGGTAGAGTCTTTACCCACATGCACGTGCAAGAGATACCCAGACTACTCATTACCCAACAGTTACATCCTGTGGCCCCTCAACAAACAGAACTTGATGTACTGTCCATATCCTGAAGTCTGTCTTCTTTCTACCTTCCAGAACTggatgtgattttgtttttgtgtgttgtatatAGAAATGCCATAAATGTGCAGAGGAGTTCCAAGCCAACGACACCAAGCACCACTGCCGGGCCTGTGGAGAGGGGTTCTGTGACGCCTGCTCCTCCCAAACCAGACCGGTCCCGGAGAGGGGCTGGGGTCTGGCACCTGTCCGAGTCTGCGACGCGTGTTTCCGCAACAGGGGAATCCCAACTGGTAGGCAGAGGAATCCCacttttaaatgtgtgatgtgatgtAACGTTTCTcattgtgaatgtgtctgatttgatgagtgtgtgttttcctgttgcAGAGTTGCTGGACGCTGCcttggaggaggaaggaggcacAATCGCCAGGAAGGTCGGAGAGGCCGTTCAGAACACTTTAGGAGCTGTGGTCGGTGCTATCGACATACCTCTGGGTGAGAGTGAGACCCGTCTGTACTAAATAATCCACTGAGTGTAAAAATGGTTGTCAATTAATCGataataattaatcaaataataatttctgaTTTTAATGTAACTTGTTATAtatcaatttacaaaaaaatgtacaagTCATGGAAACCTATCATGAGCTTCGGTGTAAGAAGACTGTTGGCTGTGAACAGATGTCGGATATTTCCCAgattaataaataagaaattgCTCTTTTTATAATAAACCCTGTTTGCTCAGTTACACTAACAATCAGGTTCTCTTCTCTCACGTGTCCAGGCCTGGTGAAGGACGCAGCCCGGCCGGCCTACTGGGTCCCAGACCAGGACATCCACTCTTGCTGCGAGTGCCAGAAGGAGTTCGCCCCACGTCTCTCCATCCACCACTGTCGGTCATGCGGCCAGGGTGTGTGCGGCGACTGCTCGCAGGAGCGCCGCTCGGTGCCCTCGCGTGGCTGGGACCACCCCGTCAGGGTCTGCAACGGCTGCAACCAGAAACCTGGGGATCTCTAGCAGGACCAGGGCGGGGACCGGCTAGGGATGCTGACTTCTGCGAAAACTGGAACTGACACCGTGTAGACTCCGGCTAATTTAAGACTTCATATGTTTTCAGCGGCCTCACTTGGCTGCCACCTGTTTGGACTGTGttgattgtttttgtctttggtaCCGCTCCTCTATGTTATTTCACTTTAACATGCCTATATTTTACACTGTGAAGAAAGACAGAGTGAGACTTGAAAATCAAGCCTGCAGCAGAGGTAAAGAGATAATAACGACACTGAGTATCATACAGAACATGCTCCAACAATGGAGTTCAGGTAAAGTCCCATTTGCCCCTTTTAGACCCTTTCAACCCTAGACCTTAACCCCTTTGACAAGCCCTACTGGTGTGATAAACTATTACTGTCTGGGCCTGCATGTGTAAATCATATAATAACAGGAGTACTAACTGTTTCCAGGTAAGCACTTTGAGCCGAAGAACGTTTCTTCAGGAGACCTGGATTTTAACATTCGGAACCGGCTTTGAAGGAAAAATGATCCAGTTCAGATGATTCTGATCAAAGATCGACTGTAGTCTTCCTCTGCTCCGGCCAGACTAGCTTTTAGCTTTTCCTGCCTCTTTGGCTTCAGCAGGATGGAAACAATCAGAAGTCACTGATGTACTGTAGCACCGAGATGCATTCCAACTCATAGAATTACATAGTATAATAACGACTTGTATAACCCCTTCATCCTTTGTGATTGTTGGTAGATATAATGGACGGATGATATTAGAGCACCCTTATTGACGCTGTTGACTGTTTGGACATTTTACATAGAATATACATATATGGGGaaaaagagttttaaaatggcctcgtttgtttttaaaatatccGAACTTATCTGTTAACGAGACAAATCTGACTGCAGGGGGTGTGCATGCAACAAAGAGAAATGCTTTTCTTGTGTGGCTGGCTCACAGCAGCAATAAGATACAGAGGGGACTTCAAACTTCAACTGTTTTTGAGGCTGGCCCCTCGAAACGTTTATAAGAAGATAGTTAATCCTTTACTCTGTTAACTCAGGCTGTGTAGAAGGTCAAGGAGGAGCTTTTAATGAGCTGCATGGTTTGAGATCATATCTGAGGCGTTCGGCTGAAGACCCGGGCATTGAAAAGTCTGTTTCAATTTTGAAcctgaatttctttttttttccccagtacCTGACTTGAAGAATTTGTTAAAGCTGAGATAATAGACTTTATCTTGAATAAGTGAATACTCTACAAATATCACAAGGAACAAATGCATTCATGTATTCTCATACAGTATGTATTAAACTGCAGAGACTctttttgtgagtttgtgtgtcatttACAAATcaggaaataaatcaatattgtACTTGATGTAGTGTAAAGTACTGCGTTTAATGGTTTTTGACAGCTTTCCGAAAAAGTTGCATCAATCTACAGtataaacacaacatattatttttcaaattcagatcaggaaacatcatAAGTACACATCTTA
This genomic window from Platichthys flesus chromosome 18, fPlaFle2.1, whole genome shotgun sequence contains:
- the pigh gene encoding phosphatidylinositol N-acetylglucosaminyltransferase subunit H codes for the protein MAADAFTDISGKTISLDCQTHSSFCREFTVSSPKVSIGKVLVYTCSVWLVAYIVFFFTENTAVLSSAIIITLVGMMLHIHLVKVDHESLLVIGSLGIQVTSSYASGRETTTFIEKSKIKDIVINEAIYMHQIIYYLCVLLKDPSEPNAVSSVVPLFQSSKPRLNCLEKVYRSCQEILSKC
- the zfyve1 gene encoding zinc finger FYVE domain-containing protein 1, with the translated sequence MSGQGPAVDKGMNTVPVCQESYACGGSDEAAFECDECGSLQCARCELELHRQERMRNHDRVRIAPGHVPFCDSCKGDSSCSASGGRLRAVVRCQGCKINLCLDCQKRTHSGINKRKHPLTTYHIVKSPQENSEAAEESEMEILKAKLEQVCSFLLVDDNEEMQVKDEEDFVSRLGCRADELLKVVSVFGNTGEGKSHTLNHTFFLGREVFKTSPTQESCTVGVWAAMDPVHWVVVIDTEGLLGAGANQGQRTRLLLKVLAISDLVIYRTHADRLHDDLFKFLGDASDAYLKHFTRDLKATTSRCGLDVPLSTLGPAVIIFHETVHTKLLGSDKPSESADRLLQERFRKLGLFPEAFSSIQYRGTRTYNPPTDFSGLLRNLEQQLDNNTTRSPRSASVIYKALQALSERFSGDISDEHMASNSFFPDEYFTCSSICLSCGSGCKRSMNHLKEGSEHEAKQRCRYSAQYDNRIYTCKACYEGGKEVIVVPKTTASSDSPWFGLAIYAWSGYVIECPNCAVIYRSRQYWYGNQDPVETVVRTEIQHIWPGSDGFLKDNNNAAQRLLDGVKYISQSVTDLSFKPAKAVTSWLTDQIAPTYWTPNSLILKCHKCAEEFQANDTKHHCRACGEGFCDACSSQTRPVPERGWGLAPVRVCDACFRNRGIPTELLDAALEEEGGTIARKVGEAVQNTLGAVVGAIDIPLGLVKDAARPAYWVPDQDIHSCCECQKEFAPRLSIHHCRSCGQGVCGDCSQERRSVPSRGWDHPVRVCNGCNQKPGDL